Proteins co-encoded in one Capsicum annuum cultivar UCD-10X-F1 chromosome 9, UCD10Xv1.1, whole genome shotgun sequence genomic window:
- the LOC107841860 gene encoding probable xyloglucan endotransglucosylase/hydrolase protein 26, producing MTKFMAFNSLVLVIIATIAFDSLLVNGKISSSMYVNWGSHHCKMIGDDLQLVLDKSAGSGAQSKRSFLFGSFEMLIKLVPNNSAGTVTTYYLSSIGTKHDEIDFEFLGNISGQPYIIHTNIYTQGVGNREQQFYPWFDPTADFHNYTVHWNPNVVVWYIDGIPIRVFRNYQYKGIPFPNQQGMRVYTSLWNADEWATRGGLVKIDWTNAPFIARYKNFRPRSCYYNGPLSIVQCAIPTKSNWWTSPLYNKLSAYKVGEMNSIRSKYMIYDYCKDVKRFKGVMPIECSLAQY from the exons ATGACAAAATTCATGGCTTTTAATTCATTGGTTTTGGTGATTATTGCAACAATTGCATTTGATTCATTATTAGTGAATGGAAAAATATCAAGTAGTATGTATGTCAATTGGGGTTCTCATCATTGTAAAATGATAGGGGATGATCTTCAACTTGTTCTTGATAAATCAGCAG gCTCTGGTGCTCAATCAAAAAGATCATTTCTCTTTGGTAGCTTTGAAATGCTTATCAAGTTAGTACCTAACAACTCTGCTGGAACTGTCACAACATACTAT CTATCTTCTATCGGCACAAAGCATGACGAAATCGACTTCGAATTTCTAGGAAATATATCAGGACAACCTTATATTATACACACAAATATTTATACCCAAGGTGTTGGAAATAGGGAGCAACAATTTTATCCATGGTTTGATCCAACTGCTGATTTTCACAATTACACTGTTCATTGGAACCCTAATGTTGTTGT atggTATATTGATGGTATTCCAATTAGGGTATTTAGAAACTACCAATACAAAGGAATTCCATTTCCAAATCAACAAGGTATGAGAGTGTATACAAGTCTATGGAATGCTGATGAATGGGCAACAAGAGGTGGACTTGTTAAAATTGATTGGACAAATGCACCATTTATTGcaagatataaaaattttagaCCAAGATCTTGTTATTATAATGGCCCATTAAGTATTGTTCAATGTGCAATTCCTACAAAATCCAATTGGTGGACTTCACCTTTATACAATAAATTAAGTGCATATAAAGTTGGTGAAATGAATTCAATTAGAAGTAAGTATATGATTTATGATTATTGCAAAGATGTGAAGAGATTCAAAGGAGTTATGCCTATTGAGTGTTCATTGGCACAATATTAA